The genome window GAATCTTTACTCCTTACATTGTTTTTAGAAAAAGTGCCGTGTGTTGTCCTTAAGGGAATACTGAAGTTGTAAATAAGTATATTtacagcaataatgtgtgatttgtatgAAGAatatttgtatgaaacataaacgatgcatggcgatgatttgattatgaattaattTATTATCCCCGTTAAGCACAACTCATACCTTTTACCTAGGCCCCCTCTCCCCCATTtatataacctcctcttccctaagtgtctccttctccccctcctcGCTTCCCCTATATTCGATATCTTctctatctcgagctctcctccccctccccttttcacttccaatgctctctcccatctgtttccctTTCTCCCTGCCCTTACCTCCCCCACACTCTCTCTTTTCCCCACACAAACTCtctttcccctctatcttctctCTTTTCCCCTATATCTTCTATTTTAATTTCCAGTAAAATTGCTTCAATAAAAGTCATTAGcttatattggaagtcatatatAATAGCCTTCCATTGATTCTGGTTCATGGGATTAAAAACATGGATCGATTTTGTTTGTAACACCTCAGTCGCCGCTTTTGTAATGTcgcgattttgtttataacaaatCAGTCGCCGCTTTTGTAAtgacgaatgcaaatatttcgatggtctatattttttcacagttaaaatatttattggtttttctaaaccacgtttttcaatgtagatcgacatgctcgatttctctcctcatgaatattgcactgcgaaatgtaaacatttcttttgtatacttagatcaggtaacttcaaaccaaataattttcttcttcacaccacatataagaaactgaaacgaaaaccgaatctgcctgatacaaatgttcagtttttaacaaaaggtaaaAACAAATAATTCAATATCTTGTGAGTCAAGTGGTTAGGTAGGATattaggaaaccacgtgaccaaaaccaaaactaaaaatcTAAAACTcaacatttgaaatgaccgattatcatttcatcatcatcaccatcatcatcatcatgtcatcGCCTTTGGATAGTAAATATCATCGTCAAAgaagaacaccattttcgtatgatcACTGAATAGTTCTTTTTACCTTCTTAGAATCATTGGAATCATGCGTCATGTTTTGCGGTTCTCCACCAAAACTTTGCGTCTGCACATAGTAGCTCATCACCCAGCTCACATCATATCCTTGTGTCACAAGACCAACAACTGTCTTTGTCAACCCAAGGTACACCTGCATCCAGGTTGCTGACGTAAGTAATGGATTCCAAAAAGAATTGCTGTTGAGTCTGCCGTTTAACGCACGATGTGGGAAGTTAGGCTCGTCTTTATCGCTGGTGATTCGTGAGTCAGGAATCTGCttattctccattccaagaggagAAGAGCATGCTGCTAAATCTGATATAAAATGTAAATCAGGAGTAAATATGTAAATCAGGAGTCCCAAGTACATGCATGGATACGACGTGATATTAAACAAATGAATATTGTGCCAGGGCCCGGATTTCAGTAGGCaaacataccttaatgggccCGTAAAAGCCAAGAAAAGATACCTATACCTTGTTATTAATGTATGTGTTCTGTGCTTTATCACGGGCCAACTATAAGGTCTTAGATTTTTATGGGCCCATCgagcttgttctgtcttcttataattacaagccgacgacggaacgtcggcttgttctgtcttcttccaattcttcttacaagccgacgacgaatgtcggcttgttctgtctcttctcaattcttcttacaagccgacgacgaaagtcggcttgttctgtcttcttccaattctttctttctttacaagccgacgacggatgtcggcttgttctgtctcttctcaattcttctttctttcttcttcttcttctttcttctggcaaccgcaatcaactgcatgtagctccgcaagggattgacagatttcaaccaaagttgacccaaatgaccattgggctaggccaaaccttccatttgactttgacctcgctgtgacctttgacctagctataatggtcaaaaatgtgataacacaaaaaatgctactccttccacaaatttcatgcaatgatcatgtgactcatgcatatgaatcaacatgtaacAGTGCTTAGAACTTcctaaaagaattgaggtcaaaggtcattaagggggtcatttccggtctgaaagctaaaaatattcaaaaaatcactgtctttacaaattatatagcagagagtcgccattagcacacatgcattgctactagccagggtctttaggatgcctacagttttggggtcaaaggtcattaaggggttacttccggtcaaaaaccaaaaagttcaaaaaatttttatctcaaaatttaaacagaccagagtaatataaccatcatacatgaatcagtgttacctgatgtatgcatattatttttattttggggtcaaaggtcattaagggtcacttcctgtttttaactaaataacttcaagaatttttatctcgacaactgaacatagtagaattttttaattaaaactggaacaatacattttgtcggtgtacataaggtttttttttcattgaggtcaaaggtcattaagggggtcaaaaggtcaatcaaaaattttctaaaaatcaaaatccatgtataagttccgattaagctgaaattcaccaggaatatttcttatgacatcctaagcacaatgcaagagcagttgaccccatccgtgacccaggggtcaagttataggggtcaaatcgcggcttgtattcagcgtctgttgactctagttctttctttctttacaagccgacgacggatgtcggcttgttctgtctcttctcaattctttcttctttcttcttcttctttctttcttctggcaaccaatcaactgcatctagcttcgcaaaggattgacagatttcaaccaaagttgacccaaatgaccactgggctaggccaaaccttccatttgactttgacctcgctgtgacctttgacctagctataatggtcaaaaatgtgatttcacaaaaaaatgctactccttccacaaatttcatgcaatgatcatgtgactcatgcatatgaatcaacatgtggcagtgcttaaaacttcctaaaaagaattgaggtcaaaggtcattaaggggtcatttccggtctgaaagctaaaaatattcaaaaaatcactgtctttacaaaatatatagcagagagtcgccattagcacacatgcattgctactagccagggtctttaggatgcctacaggtttggggtcaaaggtcattaaggggttacttccggtcaaaaaccaaacatgttcaaaaaaaattttatctcaaaatgtaaacagaccagaataatataaccaacatacatgaatcagtgttacctgatgtatgcatggtatttttattttgggggtcaaaggtcattaaggggtcacttcctgtttttagctgaataacttcaagaatttttatctcaagaactgaacatgttagaattagaacaatgcattttgtcggtgtacgtaaggtttttttttcattgaagtcaaaggtcattaagggggtcaaaaggtcaatcaaaaataaaaaaaaataaaaatccatgtataagtttaAGCTGAATTTTACCAGGAAtcttccttatgacatcctaagcacaatgcaagagcagttgattcccatccgtgacccaagggtcaagttataggggtcaaaggtcaacgccggcggcttgtactcagaatctgttgactctagtttcttctttctttacacagccgtgacgttagtcacggctgtgtcttttttcttacaggttctttcttctttctttctttcttcttctttctgccgaccacttcatttgctctagcacttacatgctaacaccgattttgaccttacttggtcacaaccatcattgaccatgcccctacatgtcatatgaaactcgtggggtcaaaggtcacgcagaggtcataggggttaaaaacgtgatttcaactaaaaatgcttcttctctcacagattacgtaggacagtgacaccacttgcacacatgcattgttattatccagtgtctatagggtcctcacagattttgggtcaaaggtcattaaggggtcacttccggtataaaacgaaaaactttcaaatttttttatttgctaagacaaacataggacactaacggtatgttcacacataaattgtagttatcctgtgtatatgtggtatttttatatttagggtcaaaggtcattaaggggccacttccggtataatacgaaatacgtttaaaatgcttcttctcccacaaattacgtaggacagtgacaccacttgcacacatgcattgttattacccagtgtctatggggtcctcacagatttgggatcaaaggtcattaaggggtcacttccggtataaaacgaaaaaccttcaaatttttttatttgctaagaaaaacataggacagtaacggtatgttcacacatgaattgtgggtacccaattcatatgtggtggtatttttttatttggggtcaaatgtcattaaggggtcacttccggtataaaacgaaaaaccgtcaaatttttttatttgctaagaaaaacattggattttttttatttagggtcaaatgtcattaaggggtcacttccggtctgagacgaaaaccttcaaaatgccccttctgccacaagtaacatagcaaagtggtgccacatgcacccatgcattgacattagccaatgtctatggccgttttcatatattttggggtcaaaggtcattaggggtaacaacacggctgtgttcgtgggttagaccacagcttagtctagtcttTCTTGCACAGcagccatcggcgctgtgcattgtttttaccgcgttcttcttctttcttctggcaacatcataatcagccatcgtagccacatgctttcaggcatgatgaccatacttggtcagtagaactgtttggtggtgccacagatgtcacatgatcaacttccggtcaaatgtcatccacttccggtcaatggccaaaacttggattttcactaaaaatgctactcctcccacatattacatagcaccgtgacgtcacttacacacatgcatcacctataACCAGTGTCTAAACgttcctcacagaattgggatcaaaggtcattaaggggtcacttccggtaaaagtctgaaaaatttgttaaaaatattcaaaaaatcactgtctttacaaattacatagcagagagtcgccattagcacacatgcatcgctactagctagggtctttaggatgcctacagttttggggtcaaaggtcattaaggggttacttccagtcaaaaaccaaaattatcaaaaaagtttaaaaaaattttatctcaaaatgtaaacagaccagagtaatataatcatcatacatgaatcaatgttacttgatgtatgcatggtatttttattttaggggtcaaaggtcattaaggggtcacttcctgtttttagctaaataactttaagaatttttatctcgacaactaaacagagtagaatttttttaataaaattggaacaatgcattttatcGGTGTAcattaggtttttttttcattgaggtcaaaggtcattaaaagggtcgaaaggtcaatcataaatttaaaaaaaatcaaaatccatgtataagttccgattaagctgaaattcaccaggaatattcctcatgacattttgcggggtcaaaggtaatgaagggatcacttccggttctcacagattcggggtcataactcatttgtcactgctggctgtgcatgctcgcggtcgcaggcgaacgcaatcagatctcgttctttcttctttctttcttctggcaaccaatcaactgcatctagcttcgcaaaggatggacagatttcaaccaaagttgacccaaatgaccactgggctaggccaaaccttccatttgactttgacctcgctgtgacctttgacctagctataatggtcaaaaatgtgatttcacaaaaaatgctactcctttcacaaatttcatgcatgatcatgtgactcatgcatatgaatcaacatgtggcagtgcttaaaacttcctaaaaagaattgaggtcaaaggtcattaaggggggtcatttccggtctgaaagctaaaaatattcaaaaaatcactgtctttacaaaatatatagcagagagtcgccattagcacacatgcattgctactagccagggtctttaggatgcctacaggtttggggtcaaaggtcattaaggggttacttccggtcaaaaaccaaaatgttcaaaaatttttatctcaaaatgtaaacagaccagaataatataaccaacatacatgaattagtgttccctgatgtatgcatggtatttttattttgggggtcaaaggtcattaaggggtcacttcctgtttttagctgaataacttcaagaatttttatctcaagaactgaacatgatagaattttttaattaaaattgaaacaattcattttgtcggtgtacataaggtttttttacattgaggtcaaaggtcattaaaggggtcaaaaggtcaatcaaaaattttcaaaaaatcaaaatccatgtataagttccgattaagctgaaattcaccaggaatatttcttatgacatcctaagcacagtgcaagagcagttgaccccatccgtaacccaggtgtcaagttataggggtcaaattgcggcttgtattcagcgtctgttgactctagtttctttctttcttacaagccgacgtcaaacgtcggcttgtgctgtctcttctcaattcttacaagccgacgacgaacgtcggcttgttacctagccgggacaccggctaggtcttgaaatgctaccggatctttctttcttctttctttcttctttctggcaacaaatttcaaaatgcttcttctcttacatgttacatcgtacaatgacgtcacttgcacatatgcatcagctatatccagtgtctattgGGTGTTcacaaatttgaggtcaaatgtcattaaggggtcatttccggtataaaaccaaatatcttcaaaatgcttcttctgccacaaattactaAGTACGataatgtcacttgcacatatgcatcggctatatctagtgtctatagggtgttcacagataaggggtcaaaggtcattaagggggtcatttccggtctgaaagctaaaaatattcaaaaaatcactgtttttacaaattacatagcagagtgttgtcattagcacatatgcattgctaccaaccagggtctttggagtgtcaacagttttggggtcaaaggtcattaaggggtcgcttccggtcaaaaactaaaaatcatcaaatatgttcatttttttatatctcaaaacgtaaccagaccagagtgacataaacttcatatatgcataagtgttacccgatgtatgcacggtatttttatttttttggtcaaaggtcatttagacgtcatttccggtattaagctaaataacttcaagaatttttatctccataactaagcaaagcagatttttaaaatttaaactgtGACAATGCATTTTTGCGGtgtgtatgaggttttttttgttgttggggtcaaaggtcattaaggatgtcaaaacgtcaaatttgcaaaaaatgtataaaattacggaaaagtagctgtatctcagcctatggaagacggataaagcccctttatgctacagtgatgcaccattaatggtttgagatgtccataatagccggtcaaaggtcaaactttaagttaagactggcatttccggccccggctaggtccagatctgtaaccagatctagttctgtctcttcccaattcttcttcttctggcaactcgtgacattttgcgtgacttgccacgtttcgccctagctctcttatgcttcgacagatttcaaccatacttgagccaaatgaccactggactaggccaaacgtttcatttgactttgacctgactgtgacctttgacctagctataatagTCAAAAATgggatttcacaaaaaatgctactccttccacaaatttcatgcgacgAGGACATGGCTATaacatgtgactcgactttagtcggtgtctatagggtgtgctcagataaggggtcaaatgtcattaaggggtcatttccggtcaaagtctaaaaaatattcaaaaaatcactgtctttacaaattacatagcagagagtcgccattagcacacatgcattgatactagccagggtctttaggatgcctacagttttggggtcaaaggtcattaaggggttacttccggtcaaaaaccaaaatgttcaaaagatttttatctcaaaatgtaaacagaccagagtaatataaccatcatacatgaattcgttctacttgatgtatgcatggtatttttattttggggttcaaaggtcattaaggggtcacttcctgtttttagttaaataactttaagaatttttatctcgacaactaaacatagtagaattttttaattaaaattggaacaatacattttgtcggtgtacatgaggtttttttttcattgaggtcaaatgtcattagggggtcaaaaggtcaatcaaaaattttcaaaaatcaaaatccatgtataagttccgattaagctgaaattcaccaggaatatttcttatgacatcctaagcacaatgcaagagcagttgaccccatccgtaacccaggggtcaagttatatgggtcaaattgcggcttgtattcagcgtctgttgactctagtttcttctttcttcttacaagccgacgacgaatgtcggcttgttctgtcttcttccaattctttctttacaagccgacgacggatgtcggcttgttctgtctctttacaagccgacgacggatgtcggcttgttctgtctcttctcaattctttctttatttctttctttgcacagccgccatcggcgctgtgctttctttttaccgcgttcttctttctttctttcttcttcttctgtcaacatcataatcagccatcgtagccacatgctttcaggcatgttgaccatacttggtcagtagaaccgtttggtggtgccacagatgtcaaatgatcaacttccggtccaatgtcatccacttccggtcaatggccaaaacttggattttcactaaaaatgctactcctcccacatattacatagcaccgtgacgtcacttacacacatgcatcatctatagccagtgtctaaaagttcctcacataattgggatcaaaggtcattaaggggtcacttccggtaaaagtctgaaaaatttgtaaaaaatattcaaaaaatcactgtctttacaaattacatagcagagagtcgccattagcacacatggatCGCTaatagctagggtctttaggatgcctacagttttggggtcaaaggtcattaagggttacttccggtcaaaaatcaaaattatcaaaaaagtttaaaatttttttatctcaaaatgtaaacagaccagagtaatataatcataatacatgaatcagtgttacctgatgtatgcatggtatttttatttttggggtcaaaggtcattaaggggtcacttcctgtttttagctaaataactttaagaatttttatctcaacaactaaacatggtagaattttttaattaaaattggaacaatgcattttgtcggtgtacatgaggttttttttcattgaggtcaaaggtcattaagggggtcaaaaggtcaattataaatttaaataaaatcaaaatccatgtataagttccgattaagctgaaattcaccaggaatattccttatgacatcctaagcactatgtaatatttttgcggggtcaaaggtaattaagggatcacttccggttctcacagattcatttgtcactgctggctgtgcatcctcgcggtcgcaggcgaacgcaatcagatctcgttcttctttctttcttctggcaaccaatcaactgcatctagcttcgcaaaggattgacagatttcaaccaaagttgacccaaatgaccactgggctaggccaaaccttccatttgactttgacctcgctgtgacctttgacctagctataatggtcaaaaatgtgatttcacaaaaaaatgctactccttccacaaatttcatgcaatgatcatgtgactcatgcatatgaatcaacatgtggcagtgcttaaaacttcctaaaaagaattgaggtcaaaggtcattaaggggtcatttccggtctgaaagctaaaaatattcaaaaaatcactgtctttacaaaatatatagcagagagtcgccattagcacacatgcattgctactagccagggtctttaggatgcctacaggtttggggtcaaaggtcattaaggggttacttccggtcaaaaaccaaaaatgttcaaaattgttttatctcaaaatgtaaacagaccagaataatataaccaacatacatgaattagtgttccctgatgtatgcatggtatttttattttgtgggtcaaaggtcattaaggggtcacttcctgtttttagctgaataatttcaagaatttttatctcaagaactgaacatgttagaattttttaattaaaattcgaacaatacattttgtcggtgtacatagggttttttttacattgtggtcaaaggtcattaaaggggtcaaaaggtcaatcaaaaactttcaagaaatcaaaatccatgtataagttccgattaagctgaaattcaccaggaatatttcttatgacctcctaagcacaatgcaagagcagttgaccccatccgtaacccaggggtcaagttataggggtcaaattgcggcttgtatcagcgtctg of Amphiura filiformis chromosome 14, Afil_fr2py, whole genome shotgun sequence contains these proteins:
- the LOC140170527 gene encoding lactadherin-like — protein: MENKQIPDSRITSDKDEPNFPHRALNGRLNSNSFWNPLLTSATWMQVYLGLTKTVVGLVTQGYDVSWVMSYYVQTQSFGGEPQNMTHDSNDSKKLFTGNIDGDGSVTNAFARPIETILIRVEPVDCNGICQLRLEILGCNRPLTLSKVRGKVWRMQRCSLVNFLSIAV